GATCTTTTGAGTGGCTTGAGAGGTGGAGGACAGGAGGGTGTGCTTATCCACCCATGGGTGCGTCTGGTTTGGTTTACCTAAAGGAGAAGGGGGAGGAAGCTTACACGTCGTCAGCAGCCCTAACTGTCCCAGGGCATGTCTCGACTCACAGACTGAAGACAGAAGGGGGAAAACACACAGGCAAGTGTGTGTAAGACTACTGCGGTGTTTCATTTGCAATACAATGCCTAGAATGCAGTTCTGACGGGAGTCACGACATGGATCAGGAAAATGCAGCCGGTGTGCATGCAATTCTGCATGCAACTTAGCAGGTGACCTGTAGGTGGCAGCAAGTCATTGGAAACAACTTCTCAGGCTTTTGAAGGCTGGAGTTAACCACTTTCAATATCTGCTGTTGCTTGAGCAATGATACAATGGGTGATAGAGTTCAATGAGAAACCCTGAATTAACACATCTGATTACACTCTTTGTATGTCCATTCACAGGACACTCACCTTTGACCTCATGGTGCGCTCTGAGCGTTTCGCTGCAGCAGCTGCCATCTTGAGGATGTCAGGGTTGCTTTTGGACTTCATGATATCTGGAGGGAAAAATGTGTCAGTCACAATAAGATACGAATCTGGGTGTGAGTCGCTTCTAACATAAGGTGTGTTCTGCGGTGCGTCTTCGTACCATAGCCCCCTCGTTCCACCTCCTCCAGCGCCGGCTCCCCGAGTGCCTCATGAGCCAGCTGCAGCTGGTCTCTGAGCCGCCCCAGATCTCGCTCTGCTTTGGCCTTGACAATGCTCAGCTCTGTGTAAATGTCCTTGTACTTATCTGTTGCATATTTCTTATCCTGAAAGCACATTGTTTGGCAGTTCAGACAAAGGATTCATCTTCAGATCTTTGATGAATTTAtgagggggaaagaaaaaaaaaaaaacctgaaacttACTCTTTGGGCTGCTTGTAGTTCATCTTTAAGGGAGTTGATTTCCTGCTTCAGGTACTGGACTTCAGACTCCTTCACTCGCATCATAACCTGGAAAACAAGACGAAGAAGAAAATATGCTAAAAATATGAGCCAAGTCACCTTGAGGGTTGAAGCGTTTCCTGAGGAGAGGCTATTAAAACCTTACTAGCAGAGACTCGTTTTCATACGTTTCATATCCAGGAACTTATGCGACTTGAACCTTACTTCTAACTCGTAGAGCTCCTTCCCCTGTATTGTGGTGTTTGTGTCTCCCACTCCATCCTCAGAGGTCATGGAGCGCATCTTAGTGATTTCTGCTGCCAGTCGGTTGTTCAGCTCCTAAAAACATCCCACAGAAGCAGATCAGAAGACTCAGAATGACAGTGCGCTTTCATGCCCACTGGGGCAGTTATAACACGGTTATTTGTGCGCTCAGGTGAGCAGTGTGCGTTTCTGTCGGCACCTGGTTGTGCGCGTTGAGCTCCTGGTTCTCTCTCTGACACTGCCTGAGGGCCTGTCGCTCTGCCTCCAGTGCCTGGGCCAGGTGGGCGTTTTCCAGGCACTTCTGGGAATACTGTTCCGACAACACCTCAATCTCCCGCTGGAAGGAACACAACTCCTCCCTGAAATACAATTCAACACCAtgctgagaggaaaaaaatacttCAGGAGTGAAAAAAACCTGAAGGTCAGGCAGTGCTTCAGCATCTGTTAGTTTGGGGTTAATGCTGAGTAGTTTTACTTCAGAGCAAATACTAAGTCAATAAACAGCGGCAAACTGTTCcctgcaatttaaaaaagagCTTCTCCTTTTATCTGGCATCAAAGTGAAAatagagaatttaaaaaaatcgaaaccattttaaatgaaatgcagTGTGATTTATAGTCAACACCTGCACTTCCACACGTTCCCATGTGAAGCATCACAGGGTGTCAAGCTGCTGAACAcagtgcatgcatgcatgcatgcatgcatgtccCAACAAGTCAGCAGTGACACCTGCACAGTCAGCAGAAACCTATTAGTACAATTATCTTACACTCGGAGTTGAGCTACACGAACCATTACTTTTTTCAGTCAACTCTTAAATACATGTGTAATATTTGTACAGACAATTTTTAACCTTGGGCTCAATTCCAACAGTTTTCTCCGTTTTAGTCATCTTGTGGATTAGTCTGAATTTTTTCTCCTGTCTAGTGGACTACTTAGTCAACAGGAATATTCTTTTATGTATCCATGACACGCACGcatgattgttgggattttctctacATTAATGAATTATTATTAAGGTCTTTGTCTAACAAtataaaatgaattgaattttatttcttCGACAAAAAAGCAGTCTAATGCTTTGATAGCTGATAATCTTCAATAGGTGTTCAACTCAGTTGAGATTTGAGTTGAGGCCAGCTGTGGCCAGAACATAACTCAAATTATATTCATCCTCTAAACATTTGTATGGAAGGCTGCTTTTCTTCAATGTCAGGGAGATAGACTCAAACCGTGCCAGCCAAAATCCACCACTACATAACAGACCTCCACACCGTGCGGATTAATGGTTCAGTTTTTACCTAAAATTGTCTTTATAAGATATTCTaagtatacagtggtccctcgtttatcgcaggagttacgttctaaaaataacccacaataagtgaaatccgcgaagtagccaactttattttttacaattattacagatgttttaaggctgtaaaacccctcactacacactttatacacttttctcagacaggcatgaacatttttacacttttctctcttgtttaaacactctcaaagttcaaaccttctaGAAAAATAAGtgcagtattatagaatgaaaccaaaggcacctGCAGGTGACGACGTTTCattgacattgttgtgtttgttggggggAAAACTTAAACGTAAATTAAAACTTAAAacgtaaatttgacaagctgaacgcatcctgtactgtacaggagacacggcacgattgactgacaatggtctacagccaatcaggacaatGCGCTGTATCTTCTCAAACTACTACTTCACAGCATTTTTGACATGTTCCACCAATGATGAGCACCTGGTTCAGCCAGCCTGATAGTTTGTCACTCCTCATCAGCTGAGATGAGTGAGGGGCTTGTTACAAACACTTTGGTGCTTATGGGTATGAGGAGAACTCACTCGTGCTGTCTGCGGATCTCCTCGATGTCTGCATTCTCCGTATTGCTGTTGGCTTTGCGAGCCTTTTCCAGCTCCTTCTCCAGCTCTGTACGGTGGGCGTTTTTCATTGCTTCAATGGCTGAGATAACAAACAGAGAGTTTCTTTTTAATCAAAACTTATTATAACGCATTGTAAGCAAGTTATGATGAGCTAAAGATATAGTAGGAAAAAGATACAATTGGTATGACTTTTTTCTATTTACCTGCGATGGTGGCTGCCGTCTCCTCGGccagcagcctctccttctcctccttcagGTTCTCCAGCTCTCTCTGGTGTTTCTTCTGCAGCTCGTCGATCACTTTCTGATGAGACTCCTCCATGGCAGCGAAGCCTCTCTCACAGGTGGCCTATGGCAAAAAGCGAGCACACTGCAGCTGTAAGTTTGCAGGTCACCTGAGCGTGGGACCAAAAGGTTCTCCTGATCAGGAGCTGAGCAGGAGGAAAAACCTCCTGGACCTTTATATAATTTATATGCCAGTAAAGATCATCAATTTAGTTACAGCAAATCACTTGCAAGCTTGAGCTTGTCAGCCATGAGCAAGTTGAGCCTGTGTGAGTACAAAAAGGATTAAAAGGAATGACAGGATACACAATGCACTGAAGAAAAGGGCAAAGACAATGAGAAAGGAGAtgtaagaggaaaaaaaagctgcCATTTCCTGTCCACAGCACAATATCCGAGCTTCTGGAAATCCGGACGCAAACACCACTTATATCCTACAGCTAACGCACAAATCCTAATCTGCCTGGAGGCCAAATCTTTGGTGGAATGTGTGGTTAAAGCTGACAATTAAATAACTGGGTGTCTCAAACACTACATGTGTCATAGGACATCCCAGTCAGCTTGCAAAACTGCCACTTCTGGATGGTGAGGATAAAGTGAGGGAGAATAATAATCCTCAATAAGAAGAGATTTCAATAGCCTTTGCACTCGCCCAACCTAAAACCTTGCCCTACTTCCGTCCTGTATTCGCTGCAACTAATCTGGGTGTTTGGTTGGTGGCTGTGCCCTCCAGGTCCCCTCTGTTTGCCTGAAGTCAAAGAGACTATATGAGGAGCCAACACAAGTAAAACTCACTGGTGTGCTACAAAGCTGTGTGAATGATGAATTAAAATTTAATCTTCATGCAATCTTGCTACTTTACCAGTCTGTATTGCAATAAGGCCTAAAGTAAATCGTAACGCCCGCTTTGACAGGTATGCTGCCAGGTTTAATTCAGCTtctatttttgtgttgttggtgcCTTTTAGAGCATTTTTCACGAAATTACCCAACAAATATGGTCTGCTGTGTGGTCCGGGCCACAAGGAAATGTGTGTTCTAGTGAATGAaactgtagtgttttattagtctgttactCAGCAGGCACTTGTCTGCATGTTGCACCCTCAGCTAGAGTTAATTGACAACTTAGGTCTCTTCATTGCTTCTGTCTGAAAAAGCAaacatccaaaaaagaaaaccgAGCCTCAGGTTTCTTGGCTTCCTGAAATAAAGGGTTGACGTCAGTGGATGGGTCGATCTTTAATATACGGTCTAGAACAACGATCCCCGACAAACGCAAAAAGTTTCTAACTGTTTAAGTAATGTTtgctaaactaaaaaaaataaactgctttctttcacttgtttttaaatcttttaaaaggGGATATGTTGAGAAGAAACAACACCCCCCCCAAACTGCTAAAAATATATAGCTCAAAATATAATGCCAACTCTAACCACAGATGAAAGGATCAGTTGTTTCAACTACATAATTTTATGTATGAGGATACCTTGATTCTGATTtctaattcaattttattcattttaaaatcaaacccAAGGAAAATTCCTCCCACTTTCACTATGGAAGCAGCCCTGTATTAAAATACAGTTCTCATCAGAAGTTTACATAACCTCATCACATGAataaatgtcatggtaatttgtgGCTTTGCGTCATTTCTTTGaacaggctcaaatatatacataaaccCCTACTAAATGTGCATCTGGTTAAGTTGCATCTTACCTTTAGGTAGCAAACAACAAGCTACTAACATAATTTAAGCtgaccactgtgtgtgtgtgtgtgtgtgtgtgtgtgtgtgtgtgtgtgtgtgtgttggaacaTAGGGTTGCATCTAAGTTTAAACAATCTAGCTTTACATTTGAAGGGTTGTTGATGAATTTAGAGGTACTCCTCCATTATTCCATCCACCTTTTACAGCCTAGCAGCCTGGCACATGATGCTACCACtaccatgcttgacagctggtacagcgttcttaggtttgaaagctTCACTTTTACTCTTCCAAACATACCTATTGTCACTGGGGCCGAGCAGCTCAATTTTAGTCTTGTCTGACCACATACATTTTCTCCTGAAGCCATCTGGCTTCCAAATTTATAGCTGCAAATTTGAGTGGAGGTTGAAGGGTTTGATTTTTGAACAGGGGCTTCTTTCTTTGTTAACTCCCTCCTAGTTAACTTTGTAGTTAACTAGCTAGTTATCACTAGCAAACTAGCGGTTTCCAGCTCATGGCAGACTTGAGCCTTGCTGGTTCCTGGGTTGGTCCTGGCCAATTTCCTATCATGTGATGGTGATTCTAGGTCTTACTGGTCAATCCAATAAGTACTGGCAAATAATgctagcaaagagaaattaccAGCTGCAGTCAATCATGATCACTAATGAATAACTAACGTTAATAAGCCTTGGAGTTGTCAAGTTAAAAGATATATTAGAACCTTTGTGACCACTTCTTAAAGGTTTTAATGAATATACGTTTATATTTGAGCCTTTCAGCGGAAATCCAAAATGAATTTGAAATTGTTCACCCAATCCTTGTTTATAAAGTGAATAAAGATCTACGCTATACAATCATTCCAAAGAATTCATTATTAATAACCCCAAATTATAACAACACTCATATCCACGATGAGTGTAAATAAACTTTTGACCAAAGCCATATGTCTATTCCCTCTTCCAGACATGCAAAATTGTAACTAGGTTCCGTTTGCCCTGTTAAAGTTGAATTGTATTTTTCTGCAACATCTACTGAATTCATGGTGTCACAGATTTCATTATGACAGAACAAACTGTAGCTGTGAATGACAATTACTACCTCAAAACTGAAACTTAGCAGACACAACCCCAAACAATCATTCATGTAAGCATATCAAATTAAACCTCCCTGCATTAAGTGCTCAGACACTGTGTTTAATAAACAGGTATGGCTGATtgtgttaatttatttgtttctgcCTCTGTTAGCTGGATAATTCAAAAAGTATGGATGGACCTACTTTAAAACTTTCTCTAAACAGGGCACAAGTGAAGAGTGGGCAATaatcaggaagaaaaaaaaatgatactgGATTAATGACTCAAAACtaaatcacagaaaaaaaacccttgcAGGATTATGATGCCTCTTACTGATTTTTGGGGGAtggttttatttccttttagcTTTGGTAATTTATGGCCAGCAATGCTAGGCCTAACATAGGAACAAATAACAATTGGAAGCCTATCTGGATTCAGGATCTTTTGGAAGCATCTTTTATCTTTGCAAGTCAGGATATAATTATGGAATTTGTATTAAAACTTCTCCAAAACAAATCTTACTGAAAAACTAGGAACTGCTGTCCTTTATGTTCAAGAAAATATCAAAGAATTTCAGATCAAGATATTTATTCAGTGATGTGTTGTCACTGAGGGCATTTTCACCATTGCAGAGGTCTGCAGTTTTGGGCAACTCTTGGAGCCAAATGGGAAACCCGCCCCCAGCCCTGTATATGAGGACAAGCCTTTATTATCTTAGGAATGGCATTTAATTTTTCTGCATGAGAAAATATTGGGTAGATTAAGATTAAGATTACTTTGTTAAATGCACTGAAATGTTAGCTCCTCAGTTGTCTTCAGTCACAATATGGAATAAACAGTAGAAAcagcaaaaggaaaagaattAAAGTTAATATTAATCTGAAAATAGAAATGGTCTTTTTAAAATTCCTAACTCTAAAAGACTTCAAGGTGCTGCAAAGGATCAGTTATTTGCTTTGTAACTAAAACTGCCGAGATTAGATCAGTAAGCACACTCAACTACCAATAGAGGAACTCATTTCACAGAACAGTGGGGCACTGACAGATTTCTGAAGCCCAAATTCGAGAGAAGCCATCAGCTTCAAACTCCAAGTCAGAGTTTGAGGCTTCAATCTTGTATTCATTAAGGTAACTTTGACGAAACATCAACAAAATGGGTTCCTCAATACACAACTAAAGCAGCATCAGTGATAACATAAACCTACAGGAGGTTAGTTTTCATGCAACACAGAAGAGAATTGGTTTACGGAACAAAGAGCGAGAGAAGGGAGTAGATGTTGGGGAAGGGAGGGGGATCTGGGAATGCCACAAAGGAAAACAAGGCATCACAGATGGAGGATGGCAAGGACAAGGAGCACTTCCACCTTCAGGTTTTCCAGGTCTTTCTCGTATTTCAGCCGCAGAATGGTTATGTCGTCCTGCTCTTCGCGCCGTCTCATCTCTTCGGTCATGACTGAGACTTGGGTCACCAGCTCTTGGATGCGCTCTTTCAGGGTTAAGGCGTGATCCAAAGGTACGTTGTCATCTGCTTCATTCCTGCCTGCAGTTGCTGGATTCATCACGCTTCGCAGCTCTTCCATTTCCCGGTCAAACCTCTCCAGGAGACGACTCCTCTCCCTCTCGTGCTGCTCCTTCAAGTTCTCCATACAGTTCGTCAGCGAGTCAATCTCTTTTACATTCTCTTCTGAACGGAGACGAAGTGTCTCGTTGGCTTTTGCTATTTCCTGCCTCAACTTATCAACTTCCTGCTCGTAGCCATCTTTGACTTCTCGTAGCTCTTTCCTGTGCTTGGCTATCATATCATGAAGCTCAATGGTTTTATCGACTGAATCAATAGGTTCTCCTTCAATCTGGATCAGAGTTTGAGACCCTAGGGCAGCTTTCAAATGCGCCTCAGATAGTTGACTTTGAAGATCTGCCAATTTGGACTGAAGCCCACTGACAACTTCTCTTAATTTTGGACAATTTGGACAATTCAAGCCAGGCATCtttacttcctcttttttctttagcTCTTTCTCATACTGGACTTTGAGCCTAATAATCAAGTAAGATATGTATGCTTCTTTGAGAGATTCATGCAGATGTTTGGAAGATTGTGTTTGTTGGCCAAAGCTTGCTAATGCCAAAGAATGGAGTTTGTCATCTTTATCAAGCTTCAAACTGGAGGCAATCTGCTTAAATCTTTGTGACTTTTCCTCCAGAATTTCTTTTAACTGTTTAAGAATCAGAGCATTTGTTTCATTATCAAGCCAGCTATACATCGATTCCAAATCTGTCACTCTCTCACTTCCAACGTCTGCCTGTGAACATATCCTCCTAATCAAGAGCATTAAACTCTTCTCAGCCATCATCTCTTCTTCTACCCCTCTGTCACGGCTTTGTCCTTCTTCCTTTGATTTTGCTACAGTGGTGCCCAACAGTTGGCTCCAGAACTCTCCCTTTAACACAAATGACGCATCCTTTCCACTCGGGTAAAATGTCTCTTCCTCTGAAGAGCAAAATAAAGTGCTTTTTAATTCACCAAGCATTCTCTCAACATCAACATCTACCTGTTCTAACATTTCTACAACCTGATTCATCGATTCAGACCTCATCTCAAACTCTTGtactactttctttaaaagtccTTTATCATCCACATGCTTCTCTTCTGCCTCAAGAGATTCAACATCCTTTTCATCTGTACTCATGTTCATTACTAGCTTCTCTCTTAGCATCCTTAtttcattttctgcttcttctagCTTCTCTCTGTTGACCTTCTCAATTTTCTGATTTAGTTCAACTAGTTTACTGTTCCTAGCTTCTAGTTCCATACAGCGCTGCTCTGTAGTCTGAAGGCTTGACTTGGTCTCAAATAACTTTGCTTCTGAGGCTTCAAGCAGCTCTTGGAGTTGCTCTTTCTCTGGGTTTAATTCGTCATCTTCATAATCTCCCTGGAAGCCCAGACCTTTCAGTGTGGCCTCTCTTAACTGTAGCTTCTTTTCAGTGTCTTTAAGGGTGCTGCCAAGCTCCTCCAATGTAACGAGTGCTTCATGGAGCCTCAAGGACTTCTCGTTCAACTCCCTCTCATAATACTCCCGGTCTATGGCATTGGCTTGGTTTTCAGCCAGTTCAGCTTTTAGTCTTTTCAGCTCCTCCAAGACAAGGTGATGCTGTTTGCCACCTTGCTGGCTGATGAGCTCAGCTTTCAGTCTGTCTATCTCTCGGTCAGCCTCAGTCAGTTGATTTATTATCTCCTGACATCGCTGTTTCAATGCTCCATTTTCACTAGTTAAAAGTTCAATCCTCTGAGACAGCATCCCAATAGTTTCATCACTCGACTCTGAGTAGTTTTCAGTTTTGGACAGAAGACTGTAGGAGCCCTTTAGGCTTTCAAAACTTTGCTTGTGAACTTTCCCCACCATGTCCTCCATGGTTAGAAGACGAGCTTCATATTTGCGGATGCTCTCTCCTGCTCTAGCTAAACTCTTTTTTATGGTTTCATTTTCTAACTCCTGCTGGTGCTTCCAGGTCTCCAGCAACTTCTGAAGTTGATGCTTCTCTGCTGTGTCTTGATTGCAGCTATGTAATTTCAACACTTTCGCCAGCTCCTTTAGAGTCAGAGGATTGTCATGCGTTAAGTCCTCTAGTTCTTGAATAGCCTCTGTGGTGTCCTGGATTAAAAAGCTAACTGTTTTTTGGACAAGTTCAGGGGGAGGGCCTTCGAGGATGGATTTTTTGTGGGGTTCAGAAAAGTAAGGGTCCTTGATGGGAAGGTGAGAAAGCGAGAGGCCAAGCTGTGCCTGCATATTGCGCTTTTTCAGCTCTTGCAGCTTCAGGAGCTCTTTGGTCTCCTGGTACTTCTTTGTTAAACTCTGCGCTTGAGAACTAACCAGTTCGGGCCTCTTCATCTGGGGCGTCACATCAGCCTCCAGACCCAAAGGTTGCTCCAGCTTGGAAAAGGGGACCAGACAGTTGGTTAACACACAGCAGGGGAGACACAAAGCTTGCTTATAATTTCCAGCGCTAACTACTAATTATTTctctttaaattattattattaaattaaaaagtgaCATTACATTAAGCATTCCCACATAACAATCCCAAAATTATGCAAATAAACAGTGATTCAAAACAAATCCAAAAATTTCTTTTGGTTTAAAGGTGTAAATTAAAAGCAACTGAAAGATTTAAATAGCTGGGGTTAGTTAATACCAATAGCATGCACATTTAATGGTTAAAGGTTACTTTAAGTGGTAAGCAATGCAATATTAGTTTCAGCTGAATGGTTTATTCAAGGATAGAAAGGCATACCAGGtcctacaaacacacatttcacaGGTTTCACGTCCAAGTCTGAGAGGAGATAATGAAATGCATTATGCAGCTCAAGTCTAATGCTTCAAACACCCTCCCAACTTTCTCAAAATGATTCACTGACTAGAGTAAGGGCGCTATACTTGACATCtgccaaaaacaaaattatatataatttacacacatatatatatatatatgtatatatgtatttaaaaCATCATTCAGCCTCACTCTGTAAAAACCCATCCATACATCaaaacacaagcaaagaaaTCGACATCATACATTTATGTCAGTACACTTCTACATATAATATTTGTTAAAAGAATAACAAATGGGTGTCTTTATAGCAGTTAATAGAAGAATCT
The Oreochromis aureus strain Israel breed Guangdong linkage group 8, ZZ_aureus, whole genome shotgun sequence DNA segment above includes these coding regions:
- the LOC116330903 gene encoding myosin phosphatase Rho-interacting protein isoform X1; translated protein: MSTAKENPCRKFQANFFNKSKCQNCFKPRELHLLTDQDLTQAKPIYGGWLCLAPEGTDFDNPMQRSRKWQRRFFVLYEHGCLRFALDESPSTLPQGTVNMNLCTDVIDAEPKTGQKNSLCIITPDQEYYIRGENKEIINGWSEQLIVYPRTNKQNQKKKRKVEPATSQEPGPAKVAVTGSGIPEAEKVPDSSSIIWQEELNQREAEGAAVWTAAELPSGSPLPPAGDSAAQASDAGSVNGDEVDRGGLPLHGSTPQPPSDLLSPTGSCSSLGGIPRCLSPAPSDPFPSGSSLLSNGSHISGSVSSLDSDASGSTVTSTDSHPATQRSGHSYSHHDTPRSRRLEAEARKAEKRSRFRSPDRQEREAVFSPERSRSGVIEKLEALELENPEKMEVEESGRSRVRQGRSEHRRFQREEQRQDVGQGLDFPSTLPPLRRAKSLDRRTTESVMTPDLLNFKKGWMVKLDEQGQWKKYWFVLTDHSLRYYKDSIAEEASDLDGEMDLSTCYNVTEYQAQRNYGFQIHTQEGVHTLSAMTAGIRRNWIQAVMKNVRPSTAPDVASSTEDHGSFSPLEGLVRPDVTQDSPSSEASSVDKEATSGVIKSRARERRREGRSKTFDWAEFRPIAQALAQQRAQEAESLQADMGELERSRRREERRKRYESVTSSEPASVKEGGRTDNERGDEPPDSLGPVSLERQQMVEEVIEEHWRQVEKTPIREERRVPLPTTVQSRETVELEQLLESYKQGIEDLKAQLKSCHKQLLDSNKHKQELELQLRMALERDQDDRSGYISPLEQPLGLEADVTPQMKRPELVSSQAQSLTKKYQETKELLKLQELKKRNMQAQLGLSLSHLPIKDPYFSEPHKKSILEGPPPELVQKTVSFLIQDTTEAIQELEDLTHDNPLTLKELAKVLKLHSCNQDTAEKHQLQKLLETWKHQQELENETIKKSLARAGESIRKYEARLLTMEDMVGKVHKQSFESLKGSYSLLSKTENYSESSDETIGMLSQRIELLTSENGALKQRCQEIINQLTEADREIDRLKAELISQQGGKQHHLVLEELKRLKAELAENQANAIDREYYERELNEKSLRLHEALVTLEELGSTLKDTEKKLQLREATLKGLGFQGDYEDDELNPEKEQLQELLEASEAKLFETKSSLQTTEQRCMELEARNSKLVELNQKIEKVNREKLEEAENEIRMLREKLVMNMSTDEKDVESLEAEEKHVDDKGLLKKVVQEFEMRSESMNQVVEMLEQVDVDVERMLGELKSTLFCSSEEETFYPSGKDASFVLKGEFWSQLLGTTVAKSKEEGQSRDRGVEEEMMAEKSLMLLIRRICSQADVGSERVTDLESMYSWLDNETNALILKQLKEILEEKSQRFKQIASSLKLDKDDKLHSLALASFGQQTQSSKHLHESLKEAYISYLIIRLKVQYEKELKKKEEVKMPGLNCPNCPKLREVVSGLQSKLADLQSQLSEAHLKAALGSQTLIQIEGEPIDSVDKTIELHDMIAKHRKELREVKDGYEQEVDKLRQEIAKANETLRLRSEENVKEIDSLTNCMENLKEQHERERSRLLERFDREMEELRSVMNPATAGRNEADDNVPLDHALTLKERIQELVTQVSVMTEEMRRREEQDDITILRLKYEKDLENLKATCERGFAAMEESHQKVIDELQKKHQRELENLKEEKERLLAEETAATIAAIEAMKNAHRTELEKELEKARKANSNTENADIEEIRRQHEEELCSFQREIEVLSEQYSQKCLENAHLAQALEAERQALRQCQRENQELNAHNQELNNRLAAEITKMRSMTSEDGVGDTNTTIQGKELYELEVMMRVKESEVQYLKQEINSLKDELQAAQRDKKYATDKYKDIYTELSIVKAKAERDLGRLRDQLQLAHEALGEPALEEVERGGYDIMKSKSNPDILKMAAAAAKRSERTMRSKSLKEGLTAEQRLHLFENKDTKEF
- the LOC116330903 gene encoding myosin phosphatase Rho-interacting protein isoform X2 gives rise to the protein MSTAKENPCRKFQANFFNKSKCQNCFKPRELHLLTDQDLTQAKPIYGGWLCLAPEGTDFDNPMQRSRKWQRRFFVLYEHGCLRFALDESPSTLPQGTVNMNLCTDVIDAEPKTGQKNSLCIITPDQEYYIRGENKEIINGWSEQLIVYPRTNKQNQKKKRKVEPATSQEPGPAKVAVTGSGIPEAEKVPDSSSIIWQEELNQREAEGAAVWTAAELPSGSPLPPAGDSAAQASDAGSVNGDEVDRGGLPLHGSTPQPPSDLLSPTGSCSSLGGIPRCLSPAPSDPFPSGSSLLSNGSHISGSVSSLDSDASGSTVTSTDSHPATQRSGHSYSHHDTPRSRRLEAEARKAEKRSRFRSPDRQEREAVFSPERSRSGVIEKLEALELENPEKMEVEESGRSRVRQGRSEHRRFQREEQRQDVGQGLDFPSTLPPLRRAKSLDRRTTESVMTPDLLNFKKGWMVKLDEQGQWKKYWFVLTDHSLRYYKDSIAEEASDLDGEMDLSTCYNVTEYQAQRNYGFQIHTQEGVHTLSAMTAGIRRNWIQAVMKNVRPSTAPDVASSTEDHGSFSPLEGLVRPDVTQDSPSSEASSVDKEATSGVIKSRARERRREGRSKTFDWAEFRPIAQALAQQRAQEAESLQADMGELERSRRREERRKRYESVTSSEPASVKEGGRTDNERGDEPPDSLGPVSLERQQMVEEVIEEHWRQVEKTPIREERRVPLPTTVQSRETVELEQLLESYKQGIEDLKAQLKSCHKQLLDSNKHKQELELQLRMALERDQDDRSGYISPLEQPLGLEADVTPQMKRPELVSSQAQSLTKKYQETKELLKLQELKKRNMQAQLGLSLSHLPIKDPYFSEPHKKSILEGPPPELVQKTVSFLIQDTTEAIQELEDLTHDNPLTLKELAKVLKLHSCNQDTAEKHQLQKLLETWKHQQELENETIKKSLARAGESIRKYEARLLTMEDMVGKVHKQSFESLKGSYSLLSKTENYSESSDETIGMLSQRIELLTSENGALKQRCQEIINQLTEADREIDRLKAELISQQGGKQHHLVLEELKRLKAELAENQANAIDREYYERELNEKSLRLHEALVTLEELGSTLKDTEKKLQLREATLKGLGFQGDYEDDELNPEKEQLQELLEASEAKLFETKSSLQTTEQRCMELEARNSKLVELNQKIEKVNREKLEEAENEIRMLREKLVMNMSTDEKDVESLEAEEKHVDDKGLLKKVVQEFEMRSESMNQVVEMLEQVDVDVERMLGELKSTLFCSSEEETFYPSGKDASFVLKGEFWSQLLGTTVAKSKEEGQSRDRGVEEEMMAEKSLMLLIRRICSQADVGSERVTDLESMYSWLDNETNALILKQLKEILEEKSQRFKQIASSLKLDKDDKLHSLALASFGQQTQSSKHLHESLKEAYISYLIIRLKVQYEKELKKKEEVKMPGLNCPNCPKLREVVSGLQSKLADLQSQLSEAHLKAALGSQTLIQIEGEPIDSVDKTIELHDMIAKHRKELREVKDGYEQEVDKLRQEIAKANETLRLRSEENVKEIDSLTNCMENLKEQHERERSRLLERFDREMEELRSVMNPATAGRNEADDNVPLDHALTLKERIQELVTQVSVMTEEMRRREEQDDITILRLKYEKDLENLKATCERGFAAMEESHQKVIDELQKKHQRELENLKEEKERLLAEETAATIAAIEAMKNAHRTELEKELEKARKANSNTENADIEEIRRQHEEELCSFQREIEVLSEQYSQKCLENAHLAQALEAERQALRQCQRENQELNAHNQELNNRLAAEITKMRSMTSEDGVGDTNTTIQGKELYELEVMMRVKESEVQYLKQEINSLKDELQAAQRDKKYATDKYKDIYTELSIVKAKAERDLGRLRDQLQLAHEALGEPALEEVERGGYDIMKSKSNPDILKMAAAAAKRSERTMRSKSVSRDMPWDS